A portion of the Pseudoalteromonas luteoviolacea genome contains these proteins:
- a CDS encoding arylamine N-acetyltransferase family protein: MTSSQLALYLAKLGLDNPKGCNLAFVEQLIKAHLARFSFSSINALQNKRLSLELDTVFTRVIEDEQGGYCFEHNKIVMIALQALGFDASPVLARVLLNGKWDNPRTHRVTLLKYNRSEYLIDVGFGSKTPRILIPIDNNADVCDENYAYHIERSAGRVVLTLTSPKLTPLYDVELSEAFESDCDVAHFYCHQHPDSLFVNHLVSSRMTQTERHTLNNLLYVYRNEETAEVSETLIKDAAQLKVIIKDAFLLTISDYEINGLYEKAALNMSETH, encoded by the coding sequence ATGACATCATCGCAATTGGCCTTGTATTTAGCCAAATTAGGACTGGACAATCCAAAAGGTTGTAATTTAGCGTTTGTTGAGCAACTAATAAAAGCGCACCTCGCGCGATTCAGTTTTAGCAGTATCAATGCATTGCAAAATAAACGCTTAAGCTTAGAGCTTGATACGGTGTTTACTCGAGTCATTGAAGACGAGCAAGGGGGCTACTGTTTTGAGCACAATAAAATCGTGATGATAGCATTGCAGGCGTTGGGTTTTGATGCTTCTCCGGTGCTTGCTCGAGTTTTACTTAATGGTAAATGGGATAATCCTCGCACACACCGGGTAACGTTGCTCAAATACAATCGCAGTGAATATTTAATAGATGTGGGTTTTGGGAGTAAAACACCACGTATTTTAATACCTATTGATAACAATGCCGACGTATGTGATGAAAATTATGCTTATCATATTGAGCGCAGTGCTGGGCGCGTAGTGCTTACGCTCACATCACCCAAGTTGACACCCTTGTATGATGTTGAACTCTCAGAGGCCTTTGAAAGTGATTGCGATGTTGCTCACTTTTATTGTCATCAACATCCTGACTCACTGTTTGTAAATCACTTAGTATCATCACGGATGACGCAAACAGAGCGTCATACTCTAAATAACTTGTTATATGTGTATCGCAATGAAGAAACTGCGGAGGTCAGTGAGACTTTGATTAAGGATGCTGCGCAGTTGAAGGTGATTATCAAAGACGCATTTTTATTAACTATTTCTGATTATGAAATCAACGGGTTGTATGAGAAGGCGGCTTTAAATATGTCAGAGACGCACTAA
- a CDS encoding PaaI family thioesterase has translation MSIWFKPITKELCQSLDKGLHGKGSLMATLGIEISEIGDDYLVATMPATVHHHNPIGMVHGGANVALAETVASYAANFAVDFEHFYCVGQEINANHLKASRNGILSAIARPLHLGKRTSVWEIKITNAKGELCCVSRMTAAIVERQKNRTTEQ, from the coding sequence ATGAGCATTTGGTTTAAACCCATTACCAAGGAACTATGCCAATCTCTTGATAAAGGCCTACATGGTAAAGGCTCTTTAATGGCCACTCTTGGCATCGAAATCAGTGAAATTGGCGATGACTATTTGGTTGCCACCATGCCAGCGACCGTCCATCACCACAATCCAATCGGTATGGTGCATGGCGGTGCCAATGTTGCTTTAGCAGAAACAGTCGCCAGTTATGCGGCAAATTTTGCCGTTGACTTTGAACACTTTTATTGTGTTGGGCAAGAGATCAACGCCAATCATTTAAAAGCCTCTCGAAATGGTATATTAAGTGCCATTGCCAGACCCCTGCATTTAGGCAAACGCACATCAGTATGGGAAATTAAAATCACCAATGCTAAAGGGGAGTTATGTTGTGTTTCGCGCATGACCGCTGCGATCGTTGAACGTCAGAAAAATAGGACCACGGAGCAATAA
- a CDS encoding alpha/beta fold hydrolase codes for MTLLYQPTEPLRSFHLPLTHGHQMHVEEYGNAAGVPLLVLHGGPGSGLQRAVQSYFNPKRYRIILYSQRGCGNSSPQSLEHNHTALLIEDIVTLLDYLDIPRCVLAGGSWGATLALWFAMQHVDRVSGVITWASFFSTSSDMAWLYSDKGAGAQFYPERFTQFSQGLASHQQILSHYQQQLFGDDELSQHKAAQLWHDWDVQLSVETQLQRYQLPSPAHLVAQARLMVHYMSNLCFLEDEALFKHTLTLKSLPIWMVHSRHDLVCRFAMAQKFAASLNARLLILEGVGHCTSNQVYSEAIRRAADLLLCKIDKNRG; via the coding sequence ATGACGCTACTGTATCAGCCAACGGAGCCGCTGCGCAGTTTTCATCTACCGCTCACTCATGGCCATCAAATGCATGTTGAGGAGTATGGGAATGCTGCAGGCGTTCCGCTACTGGTATTGCATGGTGGCCCCGGGTCGGGGCTGCAAAGAGCTGTACAAAGTTACTTCAACCCAAAGCGTTACCGTATTATTTTGTACAGTCAAAGGGGATGTGGAAACTCTTCCCCTCAATCACTTGAGCACAACCACACCGCATTACTGATTGAAGATATTGTGACGCTATTGGATTATCTCGATATTCCACGTTGCGTTTTGGCTGGGGGATCATGGGGCGCGACATTAGCCTTGTGGTTTGCGATGCAGCATGTTGATCGTGTGTCAGGAGTGATCACGTGGGCGAGTTTTTTCTCGACCTCATCAGATATGGCTTGGCTATATAGTGACAAAGGTGCGGGAGCACAGTTTTATCCAGAGCGTTTTACTCAGTTTTCACAGGGGCTCGCCTCACATCAGCAGATATTATCTCATTATCAACAGCAGCTATTTGGCGATGATGAATTATCACAGCACAAAGCGGCGCAGTTGTGGCATGATTGGGATGTACAGCTAAGCGTTGAAACCCAATTACAGCGATATCAACTTCCTTCACCTGCACATTTAGTTGCTCAAGCTAGATTAATGGTGCATTACATGTCTAACTTGTGCTTTTTAGAAGATGAGGCATTGTTTAAGCACACCCTCACCCTAAAATCTCTGCCTATTTGGATGGTTCATAGCCGCCATGATTTGGTTTGTCGGTTTGCAATGGCCCAAAAATTTGCCGCATCATTAAATGCTCGGCTACTTATTTTAGAAGGCGTTGGGCACTGTACGTCAAATCAAGTATATTCGGAGGCTATTCGCCGAGCAGCAGATTTACTGTTGTGCAAAATAGATAAAAATAGAGGTTAA
- a CDS encoding NAD(P)/FAD-dependent oxidoreductase: MEHINTLIIGAGVVGLSIAARLSQHREVFVVEQAKHFGEHTSSRNSEVIHAGIYYPTDSEKARHCVAGKALLYQHCKDFSVPVKQLGKVITAQNDAEIQTLEKLILQAEQNGVDDLYRLSQAELQQKAPQVKAKEGLFSPSTGIIDSHQFMLSLVGQLEQNQGHFVANTQFISATPMQQGFLVTLNCEGETFSLSCTHLINAGGLYAQHNAAKIEGLNSAKIPPIHYCRGQYFSYQGAHPFKHLIYPVPEQHGLGIHATVDLAGQLRFGPDTQFVDAIDYATDSSALDKFYQAIQRYWPQVEKSKLQIDYAGIRPKLQTTGSQDFTIEDRRIHGIPGLINLFGIESPGLTASLSLAQSVTEQLIAE, translated from the coding sequence ATGGAACATATTAATACACTAATCATTGGTGCCGGCGTCGTTGGTCTGTCCATTGCAGCGCGACTCAGCCAACATAGAGAAGTCTTTGTCGTTGAACAAGCAAAACATTTTGGGGAACACACCAGCAGTCGCAACAGTGAAGTGATCCACGCTGGTATTTATTACCCAACTGACAGTGAAAAAGCGCGCCATTGTGTCGCAGGTAAAGCTCTACTTTATCAACACTGTAAAGACTTTAGCGTGCCCGTAAAACAGCTAGGTAAGGTCATCACAGCGCAAAATGATGCTGAAATACAGACACTGGAAAAGCTCATATTGCAAGCAGAGCAAAATGGCGTAGACGACCTATACAGGCTAAGCCAAGCAGAACTGCAGCAAAAAGCTCCGCAGGTAAAAGCCAAAGAAGGGCTCTTTTCACCCTCCACTGGCATTATCGACAGCCATCAGTTTATGCTCTCTTTGGTAGGTCAACTGGAGCAAAACCAAGGGCACTTTGTCGCAAATACACAATTTATCAGCGCAACCCCCATGCAACAGGGATTTTTAGTAACACTCAATTGTGAAGGAGAAACCTTCTCGCTCAGCTGCACCCACTTGATAAACGCAGGTGGACTATATGCACAGCACAATGCGGCAAAAATTGAAGGGCTAAACAGCGCAAAGATACCGCCAATTCACTATTGTCGTGGACAATATTTTAGCTACCAAGGGGCGCATCCGTTTAAGCACCTGATTTACCCTGTACCAGAGCAGCATGGACTCGGTATACATGCGACTGTCGACCTTGCAGGGCAATTGCGATTTGGACCAGATACTCAATTTGTCGACGCCATTGATTACGCAACAGATAGCAGTGCTTTGGATAAGTTTTATCAAGCCATACAACGCTACTGGCCACAGGTTGAGAAAAGTAAATTGCAAATTGATTACGCAGGAATAAGACCTAAATTACAAACAACTGGATCACAAGATTTCACCATTGAAGATAGGCGTATTCACGGTATTCCTGGCCTTATTAATTTATTTGGCATTGAGTCGCCAGGGTTGACGGCCAGTCTCTCCCTTGCCCAGTCTGTCACAGAGCAGCTGATTGCCGAATAA
- a CDS encoding DUF2959 domain-containing protein, with amino-acid sequence MPLKYLKIYALIAACALFSGCKSAQNAYYSAWEQVGVHKRDILVDRVEDTQQSQQTSQQEFQNALERLSALIDFDGGELQSVYEQLNSDFEASQKAAQSVTDNIDKVESVADALFEEWQTELEEFSNPKLKRSSEQKLQQTQKQYDKLLRSMRKSESKMQPVLDSMKDNVLYLKHNLNAQAIAAIRGEFTNLKRDIQGLITDMNRSIADSTAFIEQMNKN; translated from the coding sequence ATGCCCCTAAAATACCTAAAAATTTATGCTTTGATTGCCGCTTGCGCCTTGTTTAGTGGCTGTAAGAGTGCGCAAAATGCCTATTATTCTGCGTGGGAGCAGGTTGGTGTACATAAACGTGATATTCTTGTTGATCGCGTCGAAGATACTCAACAATCTCAACAAACCTCTCAACAAGAATTTCAAAATGCACTGGAACGCTTATCTGCCCTCATCGATTTTGATGGTGGAGAATTACAAAGTGTCTACGAGCAGTTGAATAGTGACTTTGAAGCGAGTCAAAAAGCGGCGCAATCTGTCACTGACAATATTGATAAAGTCGAGTCGGTTGCCGACGCCTTATTCGAAGAATGGCAAACGGAGCTTGAGGAGTTTAGCAATCCAAAGTTAAAACGCAGTAGTGAGCAAAAACTGCAACAAACTCAAAAGCAATATGACAAACTCCTGCGCTCAATGCGTAAGAGCGAGTCAAAAATGCAGCCTGTTCTGGATTCAATGAAAGACAATGTTTTATACCTAAAACACAACCTCAATGCGCAAGCCATTGCTGCGATCAGAGGCGAATTTACTAATTTAAAGCGTGATATTCAGGGCTTGATCACAGATATGAATCGCTCAATTGCAGATTCAACTGCCTTTATAGAGCAAATGAACAAAAATTAA
- a CDS encoding virulence factor BrkB family protein — MKQHWPQIKAQARAVLDAQPSWWRRFFERCREDQLTINAGYLAYVTLLSLVPLIAVGVAIFTAFPGFENTRLAIENFIFTNFVPTSTDTIKAHISAFAGNANQMTAVGISFLAAVALLLIRNVDSALNRIWRVESKRPLMISFAIYWMVLTLGPVLLGASIGVTSYIVSLVSFADQGIPGFSGLLLKLLPYVISMAGFIMLYTLVPNTRVSFKAAIPGALFAAFLFELTKRGFAMYISHFPSYEVIYGALATIPILFVWVYLSWMVVLLGAEFTACLAEHHEQENDTPQS, encoded by the coding sequence ATGAAACAACATTGGCCACAAATAAAAGCACAAGCCCGCGCAGTGTTAGATGCCCAACCGAGTTGGTGGCGGCGGTTTTTTGAACGTTGCAGAGAAGATCAACTCACCATTAATGCTGGGTACTTGGCATATGTTACCTTACTTTCACTGGTACCACTGATCGCCGTGGGGGTCGCTATTTTTACGGCATTCCCTGGTTTTGAAAATACCCGCTTGGCGATAGAAAATTTTATTTTCACAAATTTCGTACCTACCTCTACCGACACGATAAAAGCCCATATCAGTGCATTTGCAGGTAATGCCAATCAAATGACCGCTGTGGGCATCAGCTTTTTGGCTGCGGTAGCGTTATTACTTATTCGCAATGTGGATAGCGCCTTAAATCGCATTTGGCGTGTAGAGAGTAAACGTCCATTGATGATCTCATTTGCGATTTATTGGATGGTACTCACACTTGGGCCTGTGTTATTAGGCGCTAGTATTGGTGTCACCTCTTATATTGTTTCTTTGGTATCGTTTGCCGATCAAGGTATCCCAGGTTTTAGTGGCTTGCTTTTAAAGTTGCTGCCTTACGTAATTTCAATGGCAGGCTTCATTATGCTCTATACTTTAGTTCCAAATACACGTGTGTCGTTTAAAGCCGCGATACCGGGCGCTTTGTTTGCCGCCTTTTTATTTGAGCTGACGAAAAGAGGGTTTGCAATGTATATCAGCCACTTTCCGTCATATGAGGTCATATACGGTGCGTTGGCGACAATTCCTATTTTATTTGTTTGGGTGTATTTATCATGGATGGTGGTGTTATTAGGCGCAGAGTTTACCGCTTGTTTGGCCGAACATCATGAACAGGAGAATGACACACCTCAATCATGA
- a CDS encoding putative bifunctional diguanylate cyclase/phosphodiesterase has product MAVVFHDHYTQRSHHQLEQQVAQYQSRMSEQLQRFAHLLYSIEAYLRATPEITPEQFYHLAQSQLAGLELELSLESYAIIERKQVAQLERQYRELGFFDFTVHLPASQSTHYLTTVKTAPVSEFGHLLGSAVSISDALSGRLKNSELQAVNWPMSDRWSVVIEQFQSADVAKALGIGFELQHLLEGLFSQVYQDNGHQVRVLSGEQLLFTSDWQSHHQLANKQPGIIESMDFFGNQIEIHLYTQEQLIPSIFNNYSLIIAMVVVIAAALGLMMLLQVRYLSRQHQTVNTLVDERTASLAQANQQLKHASDKRLSALQQQIVAERKYKSLFVNSSEGLFVLDKHGILVDANPAFRALLLGEQQSLKSLQLSDLMLDSEFAVKWRTMVSRFEQHEELEWLAGSNHTNGVWLRQTGSWICHSHDTIYEGRVTDITQIKLFNEQLKYKAQHDSLTDLLNRQTFLQLVESCRSRSSGQFVLLYIDLDRFKLINDTLGHLAGDKLLVEFAMRMRELVGSYADIARLGGDEFAVLLDTEYFQAPLELLLEDILTAIREPFDYQGSKHSVSGSVGVRRFTAPCHNYEAEKLLHDADVAMYEAKKRGKNDFHIFTSAIADEASRRLLIERELQTLNMDSELSLRFQPIYCQLGKSVIGFEALLRWQSPKLGVVSPAEFIPIAEECAQIVKLGHWVFSRAMQCVKRFPNRRIFMSVNVSPLQLQHKGFMSWLLSQFEDTELDPTQFKIELTESAMMAQENSLIAPLQKLHDVGFGIYIDDFGTGYSSLSRLNILPVDGLKIDRAFINGIEKVGNPRQLIEAICAIANSFNLTVTAEGIEQPAQLSVLSSLYCQQMQGYLMSKPLLEEEALHLLYLDQDRKITGVAS; this is encoded by the coding sequence ATGGCGGTGGTTTTTCACGATCATTATACCCAACGCAGCCATCATCAATTGGAACAACAAGTAGCGCAGTATCAATCTAGAATGAGTGAACAGTTGCAGCGATTTGCGCACTTATTGTATTCGATAGAAGCGTATTTACGGGCGACGCCAGAGATCACGCCAGAGCAGTTTTATCATTTAGCACAATCTCAGCTGGCGGGTTTAGAGCTTGAGCTTAGCTTGGAATCTTATGCCATCATCGAGCGAAAACAAGTTGCACAGTTGGAGCGTCAATATCGTGAATTGGGTTTTTTTGATTTTACTGTGCATTTGCCAGCTTCGCAAAGTACCCATTACTTAACTACGGTTAAAACTGCGCCTGTATCTGAATTTGGCCATTTACTTGGCAGTGCTGTATCCATATCTGATGCTTTATCTGGACGTCTTAAAAACAGTGAGTTACAAGCAGTCAATTGGCCAATGTCTGATCGTTGGAGCGTTGTCATTGAGCAGTTTCAAAGCGCCGATGTTGCGAAAGCACTAGGTATAGGCTTTGAACTACAACACTTATTGGAAGGGCTATTCAGTCAAGTTTATCAAGACAATGGTCATCAGGTGAGAGTGCTATCTGGTGAGCAACTGTTGTTCACATCGGATTGGCAAAGCCATCACCAATTGGCGAATAAGCAACCGGGTATTATTGAAAGCATGGATTTTTTCGGTAATCAGATTGAAATTCATCTGTATACTCAAGAGCAGTTGATCCCATCTATTTTTAATAATTATTCACTGATCATTGCCATGGTAGTGGTGATTGCAGCTGCGTTAGGTTTGATGATGTTGCTACAAGTACGTTACTTGTCTAGACAGCATCAGACTGTTAATACGTTAGTTGACGAGCGCACTGCGAGTTTGGCTCAAGCAAACCAGCAGTTAAAACATGCCTCAGATAAACGTTTATCTGCATTGCAGCAACAGATCGTCGCGGAACGCAAGTATAAAAGTCTGTTTGTAAATAGTAGCGAAGGCCTGTTTGTATTGGATAAGCATGGGATTTTGGTGGATGCTAATCCTGCATTTAGGGCGCTATTATTAGGTGAGCAGCAATCTTTAAAAAGTCTTCAACTTAGCGACTTAATGCTCGATAGTGAGTTTGCTGTTAAGTGGCGCACCATGGTGTCTAGGTTTGAACAGCATGAAGAGCTAGAGTGGCTAGCGGGATCAAATCACACCAATGGTGTATGGCTGCGCCAAACCGGTTCGTGGATCTGCCATAGCCATGACACGATTTACGAAGGTCGTGTAACAGATATTACGCAAATTAAGTTGTTCAATGAGCAGCTCAAATATAAAGCTCAGCATGATAGTTTGACTGACTTACTAAATCGGCAGACTTTTTTGCAATTAGTTGAGTCCTGTCGATCGCGTAGCTCCGGACAGTTTGTTTTGCTCTATATCGATCTTGATAGGTTTAAATTGATAAACGACACCCTGGGCCATCTTGCTGGGGATAAGTTGCTGGTAGAGTTTGCGATGAGAATGCGAGAGCTTGTTGGCAGTTATGCTGACATTGCGCGTTTAGGGGGGGACGAATTTGCCGTATTGCTTGATACTGAATATTTTCAAGCCCCTTTGGAATTATTGCTGGAAGATATTCTCACAGCAATTAGAGAGCCATTTGATTATCAGGGGAGCAAGCACTCGGTGAGTGGCAGTGTCGGAGTGCGGCGCTTTACAGCGCCATGTCACAACTATGAAGCGGAAAAACTCCTCCATGATGCAGATGTGGCGATGTACGAAGCAAAAAAACGTGGTAAAAATGACTTTCATATTTTCACTTCAGCCATTGCCGATGAGGCATCTCGACGTTTATTAATTGAGCGTGAATTGCAAACATTGAACATGGACTCGGAGCTGTCGCTGCGTTTTCAGCCCATTTATTGTCAATTGGGGAAATCTGTGATTGGATTCGAAGCACTGCTGCGCTGGCAGAGTCCCAAGTTAGGTGTAGTGAGTCCAGCCGAATTTATTCCCATTGCGGAAGAGTGCGCACAAATTGTGAAGCTCGGGCACTGGGTTTTTTCTCGTGCCATGCAATGTGTAAAACGTTTTCCCAACCGACGTATTTTTATGAGCGTCAACGTATCACCTTTACAGTTGCAGCATAAAGGGTTTATGAGCTGGTTATTGAGTCAATTTGAGGACACAGAATTGGACCCGACGCAGTTTAAAATTGAGCTGACAGAGTCAGCTATGATGGCACAAGAGAATAGCCTCATTGCGCCATTGCAAAAGCTGCATGATGTGGGGTTTGGTATTTATATTGATGATTTTGGAACAGGTTACAGCAGCTTATCTCGTTTAAATATTTTGCCAGTAGATGGATTAAAAATTGATCGTGCATTTATCAACGGCATTGAAAAAGTGGGCAACCCACGTCAGTTAATTGAAGCTATTTGTGCAATAGCCAACAGCTTTAATCTGACGGTAACAGCAGAAGGGATTGAGCAGCCTGCACAATTGTCAGTGTTGTCATCTCTTTACTGTCAGCAAATGCAAGGTTATTTGATGAGTAAACCTTTATTAGAGGAAGAGGCTTTGCATTTACTGTATCTTGATCAGGATAGAAAAATTACAGGGGTTGCAAGTTAA
- a CDS encoding extracellular solute-binding protein yields MIKSKLCCFYPLLLLSTQILASDDELNVYSFRKYELIKPMLQAFEHHSGVKVNLVNGKSHFLLSRLKADGAQSRADVILSSDLEQLSAHRALLQPMTELKGWSRLPDVFKDPDQHWVSLSMRTRALFTRKNDKATTFIPTYFSQFTEPHMQGKFCVRDWHHSYNKTLFASLLSSNSARDTQWITNANKLLAKRPTGGDRDQLRGLAKGQCQYALANHYYWHMMKQSNNKQEMKLASQLAMHFLQMENGQTPVSTTTAAIAKHAPNKENALAFIDFLLLPQTQKMYAQLLNEFPVVTIEGYLLPFKPALQNINLSLKYTQQANKITTL; encoded by the coding sequence ATGATTAAAAGTAAACTTTGTTGTTTTTACCCGCTTTTGCTACTAAGTACCCAAATATTAGCCAGTGATGACGAACTTAATGTCTATTCATTTCGCAAATATGAACTTATCAAACCGATGCTGCAAGCATTCGAGCATCACAGCGGCGTCAAAGTTAATCTCGTTAATGGAAAATCTCATTTTTTACTCTCGCGCTTAAAAGCAGATGGAGCCCAATCTCGAGCTGACGTTATTCTCAGTTCTGATTTGGAACAACTCAGTGCCCATCGCGCGTTATTACAACCCATGACGGAGCTTAAAGGCTGGTCGCGCCTGCCAGATGTTTTCAAAGATCCGGATCAGCATTGGGTGAGCCTATCAATGCGCACCCGTGCGTTATTTACTCGAAAAAATGACAAAGCAACGACGTTCATTCCAACGTACTTTTCACAATTTACTGAACCGCATATGCAGGGGAAGTTTTGTGTTAGAGACTGGCACCATAGCTATAATAAAACGTTATTTGCCAGCTTACTGTCGAGCAATAGTGCTCGAGATACCCAATGGATAACCAATGCGAATAAACTCCTCGCAAAACGACCAACTGGTGGCGATAGAGATCAGCTACGTGGACTCGCTAAAGGACAATGCCAGTATGCACTGGCAAATCACTACTACTGGCACATGATGAAACAGTCGAATAATAAGCAAGAAATGAAGCTCGCTTCGCAACTTGCCATGCACTTTTTGCAAATGGAAAATGGACAAACTCCCGTATCTACCACTACGGCGGCCATCGCGAAACATGCCCCAAACAAAGAAAACGCACTCGCTTTTATCGATTTTCTGCTACTGCCACAAACACAAAAAATGTATGCTCAACTACTTAACGAATTCCCTGTGGTGACTATTGAAGGCTATCTATTACCTTTTAAGCCTGCGTTGCAAAACATCAATCTGAGCTTAAAATACACACAACAAGCCAATAAAATAACCACGCTATAA
- the dtd gene encoding D-aminoacyl-tRNA deacylase, with the protein MQGLIQRVKFAKVEVSGEVVGAIQQGILLLLGVEKIDDEQSADKLLHKVSNYRIFTDDAGKMNLSLKDIGGELLVVSQFTLAADTKKGMRPSFSSAGTPDQAKRLYEYFVEQAKALGITVATGQFAADMQVSLCNDGPVTFNLSV; encoded by the coding sequence GTGCAAGGGTTAATTCAAAGGGTCAAGTTTGCGAAAGTTGAAGTGAGTGGAGAAGTCGTTGGAGCAATTCAGCAGGGTATTTTACTTTTACTCGGTGTTGAAAAAATAGATGATGAGCAAAGTGCCGATAAGCTACTGCATAAAGTCAGTAATTATCGAATTTTTACAGATGATGCAGGCAAAATGAATTTAAGCCTTAAAGACATTGGTGGTGAATTACTCGTGGTTTCACAATTTACTTTGGCCGCTGATACAAAAAAAGGCATGCGACCGAGCTTTTCTTCTGCCGGTACTCCCGATCAAGCAAAGCGATTATACGAATACTTTGTTGAACAGGCAAAAGCGCTTGGTATTACGGTCGCGACGGGGCAGTTTGCTGCGGATATGCAGGTTAGCCTGTGTAATGATGGGCCGGTAACATTTAATTTGTCTGTCTAA
- a CDS encoding RNA-binding S4 domain-containing protein, which produces MNQEYVEIELEEEPIELCNLLKVLDFAETGGQAKQLITLGYIAVNNELCTQKRRKIYSGDTLHFDGEIFMLTLAEDAIPNPRPPEPVTRSKAPKAATNSTANKSKSGNKKRKKQGQVDSKTGRKPISFG; this is translated from the coding sequence ATGAATCAAGAATACGTTGAAATTGAACTTGAAGAAGAACCCATCGAGCTTTGTAATTTACTCAAAGTACTCGATTTCGCAGAAACTGGCGGGCAAGCTAAACAGCTAATCACCCTCGGCTATATTGCTGTGAATAATGAGTTGTGCACGCAAAAGCGCAGAAAAATTTATTCTGGTGACACGCTGCACTTTGACGGTGAGATCTTTATGCTGACGCTCGCCGAAGACGCAATCCCTAACCCACGTCCTCCCGAGCCTGTTACACGGTCCAAAGCACCCAAAGCTGCCACAAACAGCACAGCGAATAAAAGTAAAAGCGGCAATAAAAAGCGTAAAAAACAGGGACAGGTCGACAGTAAGACTGGCCGAAAACCTATTTCCTTTGGATAA